The following proteins are encoded in a genomic region of Pseudomonas sp. Os17:
- a CDS encoding glycosyltransferase family 2 protein, whose protein sequence is MAKTLFWLCLLLPFYAWIGYPMLLGLLSLFVRPRPQQEALPLSVSVIIAAHNEGPHIEHKLRTLLQQDYPATDLQIILASDGSSDDTVATALSVRDSRIVVLDLPRVGKAGALNTAVELARNDILVFTDADNQWSDDTLGKLLAPLADPQVGACGGHMIIPNPGHNLSLGDSLYRHYEAWLRQAENRTGCMVSADGALLALRRELFQRIPAEVNDDFFISTCAPVAGKRIVYVEQAQVLDQGVDDAGKQYRRRLRVTVGGLQSLAQRRELMNPLRHGAYAIALISHKLTRRLAPVLLLPLLLSNLWLWNAGPFYSLCLLAQLLGYGAGLLGLLDRRGRLPKVFRLAGFVLVTLAGMSVGLWQFLRGRRYALWNPQQNR, encoded by the coding sequence GTGGCTAAGACTCTTTTCTGGCTGTGCCTGCTCCTGCCCTTCTATGCCTGGATCGGTTACCCGATGCTGCTGGGCCTGCTCAGCCTGTTCGTGCGACCGCGGCCGCAGCAGGAGGCGCTGCCGCTGTCGGTCAGCGTGATCATCGCCGCCCACAACGAAGGCCCGCACATCGAACACAAGCTGCGCACCCTGCTGCAACAGGATTACCCGGCCACGGACCTGCAGATCATCCTCGCCAGCGACGGCTCCAGCGACGACACCGTGGCCACCGCGTTGAGCGTGCGCGATTCGCGGATCGTGGTCCTGGACCTGCCGCGGGTGGGCAAGGCCGGGGCCCTGAACACCGCGGTGGAACTGGCACGCAACGACATCCTGGTGTTCACCGACGCCGACAACCAATGGTCCGACGACACCCTGGGCAAGCTCCTGGCGCCCCTGGCCGATCCCCAGGTCGGCGCCTGCGGCGGGCACATGATCATCCCCAACCCGGGGCACAACCTGAGCCTGGGCGACAGCCTTTATCGGCACTACGAAGCCTGGTTGCGCCAGGCCGAGAACCGCACCGGCTGCATGGTTTCCGCCGACGGCGCGCTGCTGGCCCTGCGCCGCGAGCTGTTCCAGCGCATTCCCGCCGAGGTCAACGATGACTTCTTCATCAGCACCTGCGCCCCGGTGGCGGGCAAACGCATCGTCTATGTGGAGCAGGCCCAGGTCCTGGACCAGGGCGTGGACGACGCCGGCAAGCAGTATCGGCGGCGCCTGCGGGTCACGGTCGGCGGCCTGCAGAGCCTGGCCCAGCGCCGTGAGCTGATGAACCCGCTGCGCCACGGCGCCTACGCCATCGCCCTGATCAGCCACAAGCTGACCCGCCGCCTGGCCCCGGTGCTGTTGCTGCCCTTGCTGCTGAGCAACCTGTGGCTGTGGAACGCCGGCCCCTTCTACAGCCTGTGCCTGCTGGCCCAGTTGCTCGGCTACGGCGCCGGGCTGCTGGGGCTGCTGGACCGTCGCGGGCGCTTGCCCAAGGTGTTTCGTCTCGCCGGCTTCGTGCTGGTGACCCTGGCCGGCATGAGCGTGGGCCTCTGGCAGTTTCTCCGCGGGCGGCGCTATGCCCTGTGGAACCCACAACAGAATCGCTGA
- a CDS encoding polysaccharide deacetylase family protein → MNLKQSLKRLLGSAYLHSLARVRLSDAGVVLMLHRVLADDSAASLPHRAPLCVGQQHFEQLLRWLRRHFDCVPLEHLLEFPGGARPRLALTFDDGWRDNAEVAYPLLERYEMPASIFLSTDFIGSRQGFWWESIGETLWQQADRAAARPLLAQLRALALTPPAELLQPGTGHARSRLLGEYLQRLKGLAPHSLQALADSCPDDHAPHSLDWAQVKHLERSALVRFGPHGASHGILTRLDGPALRADLQRSHAALQEHCRAPLGVYCYPNGDHNPEVRAAVAELGYRYALGTRPGLIEAEGNPWLALPRIDVSQASAARPGLLAWRLLQGARA, encoded by the coding sequence ATGAACCTCAAACAATCCCTCAAGCGCCTGCTCGGCAGCGCCTACCTGCACAGCCTGGCCCGGGTGCGCCTGAGCGACGCCGGGGTGGTGCTGATGCTGCACAGGGTGCTGGCCGACGACAGCGCCGCCAGCCTGCCCCATCGCGCCCCGCTGTGCGTTGGCCAGCAGCACTTCGAGCAGTTGCTGCGCTGGCTGCGGCGGCACTTCGACTGCGTGCCCCTGGAGCACCTGCTGGAGTTTCCCGGGGGCGCGCGGCCCCGGCTGGCCCTGACCTTCGACGACGGCTGGCGCGACAACGCCGAGGTCGCCTACCCGCTGCTGGAGCGCTACGAGATGCCGGCGAGCATCTTCCTGTCCACCGATTTCATCGGCAGCCGCCAGGGCTTCTGGTGGGAGTCCATCGGCGAAACCCTGTGGCAGCAGGCCGACAGGGCCGCGGCCCGGCCGCTGCTGGCCCAGTTGCGGGCGCTGGCCCTGACGCCGCCCGCCGAACTGTTGCAACCGGGCACCGGCCACGCCCGCAGCCGGCTCCTGGGCGAATACCTGCAACGCCTCAAGGGGCTGGCCCCGCACAGTCTGCAGGCCCTGGCCGACAGCTGCCCGGACGACCATGCGCCCCACAGCCTGGACTGGGCCCAGGTCAAGCACCTGGAACGTTCGGCGCTGGTGCGCTTCGGTCCCCACGGCGCCAGCCACGGGATTCTCACCCGGCTTGACGGCCCGGCACTGCGCGCCGACCTGCAACGCTCCCACGCCGCCCTGCAGGAACATTGCCGGGCACCGCTGGGGGTGTACTGCTACCCCAACGGCGATCACAACCCCGAGGTGCGCGCCGCGGTGGCCGAGCTGGGCTACCGCTACGCCCTGGGCACCCGCCCGGGGCTGATCGAGGCCGAGGGCAATCCGTGGCTGGCCCTGCCGCGCATCGACGTCAGCCAGGCCAGCGCCGCGCGCCCGGGGTTGCTGGCCTGGCGCCTGCTGCAGGGGGCCCGGGCATGA
- a CDS encoding lipopolysaccharide biosynthesis protein, translating into MKRGGYLWHLALSMGTRLAMIGLRLLRNVLLARLLGPADRGLFALLSTLPDLIAALTSGGLNTAVGYEAARQRPMGLLLTQVLVYGCLLASLLTLAGLALLNTWGSSWELSLQLGDLAWLLLLAVPITVLKSGLLTLHNADGRVEAFNALRLLESLVPLLLFVGLWWIWRDQPLSAALVSWLGGTLLVVVVGWCWLRRWHDLRLRWQAGEQGKLLRYSAQSHPGVLSQQLMLRSDYLFIGALLDPAALGWYAMASAAAELLLIIPEAVTTPLMKRLLQQGAGIEELTALALRLTATVMLGACLGMALIGQWLIVTLFGAAYAPAYDALLALLPGLFGLCYASILRLDLLGKQRPGTLSLLLAGGALLNLALNALLIPPLGIVGAGLASSIAYLAVSLAMLGLYCRLSGVAWYRTLILLPGDIVYVRQLLRPKEKAQ; encoded by the coding sequence ATGAAGCGCGGCGGCTACCTCTGGCACCTGGCCCTGAGCATGGGCACGCGGCTGGCGATGATCGGCCTGCGCCTGCTGCGCAACGTGTTGCTGGCGCGCTTGCTGGGCCCCGCCGATCGTGGCCTGTTCGCCCTGCTCAGCACCCTGCCGGACCTGATCGCGGCCCTGACCAGCGGCGGCCTGAACACCGCCGTCGGCTATGAAGCGGCGCGCCAGCGCCCCATGGGCCTGCTGCTGACCCAAGTGCTGGTCTACGGCTGCCTGCTGGCCAGCCTGCTGACCCTGGCCGGGCTGGCCCTGCTGAACACCTGGGGCAGCAGCTGGGAACTGAGCCTGCAACTGGGCGACCTGGCGTGGCTGTTGTTGCTGGCGGTGCCGATCACCGTGCTCAAGAGCGGCCTCTTGACCCTGCACAACGCCGACGGTCGGGTCGAGGCCTTCAATGCCCTGCGCCTGCTGGAATCCCTGGTGCCGTTGCTGTTGTTTGTCGGCCTGTGGTGGATCTGGCGCGACCAGCCCCTGTCGGCGGCCCTGGTCAGCTGGCTGGGCGGCACCCTGCTGGTGGTGGTGGTCGGCTGGTGCTGGCTGCGCCGCTGGCATGACCTGCGCCTGCGCTGGCAGGCCGGTGAGCAAGGCAAGCTGCTGCGCTACAGCGCCCAGAGTCACCCGGGGGTGTTGTCGCAACAGTTGATGCTGCGCTCGGACTACCTGTTCATCGGCGCCCTGCTGGACCCCGCCGCGCTGGGCTGGTACGCCATGGCCAGCGCGGCTGCCGAGCTGCTGCTGATCATTCCCGAGGCGGTGACCACGCCGCTGATGAAACGCCTGCTGCAGCAAGGTGCGGGCATCGAAGAACTGACGGCCCTGGCCTTGCGCCTGACCGCCACGGTGATGCTCGGCGCCTGCCTGGGCATGGCGCTGATCGGCCAGTGGCTGATCGTCACCCTGTTCGGCGCCGCCTATGCCCCGGCCTATGACGCCCTGCTGGCGCTGCTGCCGGGGCTGTTCGGCCTGTGCTACGCGAGCATCCTGCGCCTGGACCTGTTGGGCAAACAGCGCCCCGGCACGCTGTCGCTGCTGCTGGCCGGTGGGGCCCTGCTGAACCTGGCCCTCAACGCGCTGCTGATCCCGCCATTGGGCATCGTCGGCGCCGGGCTGGCCTCGTCCATCGCCTATCTCGCGGTCAGCCTGGCCATGCTCGGCCTGTATTGCCGCCTCAGTGGTGTGGCCTGGTACCGCACCCTGATCCTGTTACCTGGAGACATCGTTTACGTGCGCCAGTTACTGCGCCCTAAGGAAAAGGCCCAATGA
- a CDS encoding GNAT family N-acetyltransferase, translating to MSRLTGLLAKIRRKGLRGSLRVLRERFFYYHWELLTLERTLALPVPCPISPQRWPQVPITRELLPAFDKYFKAQLPAIRGLLDKGSRGSAHLDEDGNVMMMVWVSERDYYDDQLYRCWMRMPPGCLYQFAGECAPPFRGSGVVILAQKMLWDEYRERGFKATRALVNVRNEPALKMHMRLGFQEVGESLHVHCLLRCLHWHRRRPYHQPRLQHLRRGRLAQAPAITDHEKERS from the coding sequence ATGAGTCGCTTGACCGGCCTGCTGGCCAAAATCCGCCGCAAGGGCCTGCGGGGCAGCCTGCGGGTATTGCGTGAACGCTTCTTCTATTACCACTGGGAGCTGTTGACCCTGGAACGGACCCTGGCCCTGCCGGTGCCCTGCCCCATCAGCCCCCAGCGCTGGCCCCAGGTGCCCATCACCCGGGAGCTGCTGCCGGCCTTCGACAAGTACTTCAAGGCCCAGTTGCCGGCGATTCGCGGCCTGCTGGACAAGGGCAGTCGCGGCAGCGCGCACCTGGATGAAGACGGCAACGTGATGATGATGGTCTGGGTCAGCGAGCGCGATTACTACGACGACCAGCTGTACCGCTGCTGGATGCGCATGCCCCCCGGCTGCCTGTACCAGTTCGCCGGTGAGTGCGCGCCGCCCTTTCGCGGCTCCGGGGTGGTGATCCTGGCGCAGAAGATGCTCTGGGACGAGTACCGCGAACGGGGCTTCAAGGCCACCCGGGCCCTGGTCAACGTGCGCAACGAGCCGGCGCTGAAGATGCACATGCGCCTGGGCTTCCAGGAAGTCGGGGAATCCCTGCATGTGCATTGCCTGTTGCGCTGCCTGCACTGGCATCGCCGCCGGCCCTATCACCAGCCCCGCCTGCAGCACTTGCGCCGCGGTCGCCTGGCCCAGGCCCCGGCCATCACTGACCATGAGAAGGAGCGTTCGTGA
- a CDS encoding GNAT family N-acetyltransferase, which translates to MNLRWQWCASLGAQDFPAGAYEQLRQQVEDATPFNRLSWLRGAEQALRQQQLQILLGWQGEQLLLCLPLIRGRESRAGLRLQVVRHLGHPLSDRLALLVAEAGRPAMAEALRQIRRQLPHDLLQLHELVDADRLLAPWCRASGYSQSSLSCRVPEHLIVAADGEEPSGTLRYELRRGRKRCAEIDARVVRLDPGADDIDPLLERLREVEQASWKGADGLGIFSGPERQQWMGTALRGLAAEGCVRVVMLEHQGRCISYRLGLLERGRLYDYNIAFLAEYANLGSGRLLLDEWIRWGLDAGWQWVDASRVSLSRSSHQLHERMSGLVLQQRWSFYSWRPRGLLLGLAERLWLLLKPRLKAWRERRQADTAQGTRR; encoded by the coding sequence GTGAATCTGCGTTGGCAATGGTGCGCCAGCCTCGGCGCGCAAGACTTCCCCGCCGGGGCCTATGAACAACTGCGCCAGCAGGTCGAGGACGCTACGCCGTTCAATCGCCTGAGCTGGCTGCGGGGCGCGGAACAGGCCCTGCGACAGCAGCAGTTGCAGATTCTCCTGGGCTGGCAGGGCGAGCAGTTGCTGCTGTGCCTGCCGCTGATCCGTGGCCGCGAATCCCGGGCCGGGCTGAGGCTGCAGGTGGTGCGCCACCTGGGTCATCCCCTGAGCGACCGCCTGGCACTGCTGGTGGCCGAGGCCGGCCGTCCGGCCATGGCCGAGGCACTCAGGCAGATCCGCCGGCAACTGCCCCACGACCTGCTGCAACTGCATGAGCTGGTGGACGCCGACCGCCTGCTGGCGCCCTGGTGCCGGGCTAGCGGCTACAGCCAGTCGTCACTGAGCTGTCGCGTGCCGGAGCACCTGATCGTTGCCGCCGACGGCGAAGAACCCAGCGGCACCCTGCGCTACGAACTGCGCCGGGGCCGCAAGCGCTGCGCGGAAATCGACGCCCGGGTGGTTCGCCTGGACCCCGGGGCCGACGACATCGATCCACTGCTGGAGCGCCTGCGCGAAGTGGAGCAAGCCAGCTGGAAAGGTGCCGACGGCCTGGGGATCTTCTCCGGGCCTGAGCGCCAGCAATGGATGGGCACCGCGTTGCGCGGACTGGCCGCCGAAGGCTGCGTGCGGGTGGTGATGCTGGAGCACCAGGGGCGCTGCATCAGCTATCGCCTGGGCCTGCTGGAGCGCGGGCGCCTGTATGACTACAACATCGCCTTCCTCGCCGAGTACGCCAATCTGGGCAGTGGCCGGCTGCTGCTGGACGAGTGGATTCGCTGGGGGCTGGATGCCGGCTGGCAGTGGGTGGACGCCTCCCGGGTCAGCCTCAGTCGCTCCAGCCATCAACTGCACGAACGCATGAGCGGCCTGGTGTTGCAGCAACGCTGGAGCTTCTATTCCTGGCGCCCCCGGGGCTTGTTGCTGGGGCTCGCCGAACGCCTCTGGCTGCTGCTCAAACCGCGCCTCAAGGCCTGGCGCGAACGCCGCCAGGCCGATACCGCACAAGGAACCCGTCGATGA
- a CDS encoding ChbG/HpnK family deacetylase, producing MKQTLNATRANRVIVNADDFGLDPDYNQLTLEAFKRGVISSATLMANMPAFEDACRLSHEHGLLGRIGLHFNLTYGAPLSQDIARQPLLCNARGQFELSLPRSALRLSKAAADAVWQELQAQWQRCLDQGLRPSHIDSHQHVHNLWPVAPIVARFAARQGVPVRLARNVGGNIGPLKRMFKSALNRRIAWLAGGTVRWVCTPRDLLEGFCPAGVVEVVAHPTRLADGDFGDDYLPAGQSLEQLLNRALPRHQRIAYSEL from the coding sequence ATGAAACAGACCCTCAATGCGACCCGGGCAAACCGGGTCATCGTCAACGCCGACGATTTCGGCCTCGATCCGGACTACAACCAACTGACCCTGGAAGCCTTCAAGCGCGGGGTGATCAGCTCGGCGACCCTGATGGCCAACATGCCGGCCTTCGAGGACGCCTGTCGCCTGAGCCATGAACACGGGTTGCTGGGACGCATCGGCCTGCACTTCAACCTGACCTACGGCGCGCCCCTGAGCCAGGACATTGCCCGCCAGCCGCTGTTGTGCAATGCACGGGGGCAATTCGAGCTGAGCCTGCCACGCTCGGCCCTGCGCCTGTCGAAGGCCGCGGCCGACGCGGTATGGCAGGAACTGCAGGCACAGTGGCAACGCTGCCTCGACCAGGGCCTGCGGCCCAGCCATATCGACTCGCACCAGCATGTGCACAACCTGTGGCCAGTGGCGCCGATCGTCGCCCGCTTCGCCGCCCGGCAGGGGGTGCCTGTGCGCCTGGCGCGCAATGTCGGTGGCAATATCGGTCCGCTCAAGCGGATGTTCAAAAGCGCCTTGAACCGGCGCATCGCCTGGCTGGCGGGAGGCACGGTGCGTTGGGTGTGCACGCCCAGGGACTTGCTGGAGGGCTTTTGCCCGGCCGGCGTGGTGGAGGTGGTGGCTCACCCGACCCGCTTGGCCGACGGTGATTTCGGCGACGACTACCTGCCAGCCGGGCAATCCCTGGAGCAGTTGCTGAACCGCGCCCTGCCCCGGCATCAACGGATCGCCTACAGCGAACTGTGA
- a CDS encoding DUF2790 domain-containing protein, with protein sequence MNTRKRFALAALALCGFTGLAQASDVNVEVVPYQYGMRLDVAKVISMTEPPTSRCEVVTANMRYINKAGELAEISYQKHAHACMYEN encoded by the coding sequence ATGAACACACGCAAGCGCTTTGCCCTGGCCGCCTTGGCCCTGTGCGGATTCACCGGCCTGGCCCAGGCCTCGGATGTCAACGTTGAAGTCGTGCCCTATCAGTACGGCATGCGCCTGGACGTCGCCAAGGTCATCTCAATGACCGAGCCGCCGACCAGTCGCTGCGAGGTGGTGACCGCCAATATGCGCTACATCAACAAGGCGGGAGAACTGGCGGAAATCTCCTACCAGAAGCACGCCCACGCCTGCATGTACGAAAACTGA
- a CDS encoding DUF1652 domain-containing protein, translated as MFLSALELRNIIESSFLPKRCQCTLSPDLSMTVKVYGDHETDRVELVVSGIDAAQLNGCREINELIAELRYDLANAPGGLPGLKRRAH; from the coding sequence ATGTTTTTATCTGCCCTGGAACTGCGCAACATCATTGAGAGCAGCTTTCTGCCCAAACGCTGCCAATGCACCCTGAGCCCGGACCTGTCGATGACGGTCAAGGTCTATGGCGACCATGAAACCGACCGGGTCGAGCTGGTGGTCAGCGGCATCGACGCTGCGCAGCTCAATGGCTGCCGGGAAATCAACGAACTGATCGCCGAATTGCGCTACGACCTGGCCAATGCCCCGGGCGGGCTGCCTGGTCTCAAGCGCAGGGCCCATTGA
- a CDS encoding NIPSNAP family protein, producing the protein MITCHVKYVIDPYQLAEFEAYSKAWIAVVRRLGGTHHGYFLPSEGASNIAYCLFSFPSLADYEAYRQNALSDPDSVALVASVMEKKFILSYERSFLRPLLS; encoded by the coding sequence TTGATTACCTGCCATGTCAAATACGTGATCGATCCCTACCAACTGGCCGAGTTCGAAGCCTATTCCAAAGCCTGGATCGCCGTGGTCAGGCGTTTGGGCGGCACCCACCATGGCTATTTCCTGCCCTCGGAAGGGGCCAGCAACATTGCCTATTGCCTGTTCAGCTTCCCGTCCCTGGCCGATTACGAAGCCTATCGCCAGAACGCCCTTAGCGATCCGGACAGCGTGGCCCTGGTGGCGTCGGTGATGGAGAAGAAATTCATCCTCAGTTACGAGCGCAGCTTCCTGCGTCCACTGCTCTCATAG
- a CDS encoding ParD-like family protein, whose translation MGIVKISDELHQQIRVASAAMDRSINAQAEFWIKIGLLAELNPHLAYNDLINKLLLNKTDLLRGQA comes from the coding sequence ATGGGCATCGTCAAGATCTCCGATGAACTGCACCAGCAGATCCGCGTGGCCAGCGCCGCCATGGATCGCTCGATCAACGCCCAGGCCGAGTTCTGGATCAAGATCGGCCTGCTGGCCGAGCTCAACCCGCACCTGGCCTACAACGACCTGATCAACAAGTTGCTGCTCAACAAGACCGATCTGCTCAGGGGGCAGGCATGA
- the map gene encoding type I methionyl aminopeptidase: MTPALIKTPEQLALMRESGRLLAEVFSFLDGFVGAGLSTLELDSAVEHFIRHQLKARPASKGQYNYPYCINTSINEVVCHGMPDARAVLKDGDIVNIDITLEKNGYIADSSKMYLIGEVGPKARRLVDTTFEAMWAAIKVVRPGARLGDIGHAIQAHAEAKGYSVVREYCGHGIGRQMHEEPQILHFGRPGTGLELREGMVFTIEPMLNQGSARVRGLKDGWTVVTRDNGLSAQWEHTVAVTRDGFEVLTLQPQ; the protein is encoded by the coding sequence ATGACCCCGGCATTGATCAAGACTCCGGAACAACTGGCGCTGATGCGCGAATCCGGGCGGCTGCTGGCCGAGGTGTTCAGTTTCCTCGACGGCTTTGTCGGCGCTGGCCTGTCCACCCTGGAGCTGGACAGCGCGGTGGAGCACTTCATCCGCCACCAGCTCAAGGCGCGCCCGGCCAGCAAGGGCCAGTACAACTACCCCTATTGCATCAACACCTCGATCAACGAGGTGGTGTGCCACGGCATGCCCGACGCCAGGGCCGTGCTCAAGGACGGCGACATCGTCAACATCGACATCACCCTGGAAAAGAACGGCTACATCGCCGACTCCAGCAAGATGTACCTGATCGGCGAGGTCGGCCCCAAGGCCAGGCGCCTGGTGGACACCACCTTCGAGGCCATGTGGGCGGCGATCAAGGTGGTGCGCCCCGGCGCTCGCCTCGGCGATATCGGCCATGCCATCCAGGCCCACGCCGAGGCCAAGGGCTACAGCGTGGTGCGCGAATACTGCGGCCACGGCATCGGTCGGCAGATGCACGAGGAGCCGCAGATCCTGCACTTCGGTCGTCCCGGCACCGGTCTGGAACTGCGTGAAGGCATGGTCTTCACCATCGAACCCATGCTCAACCAGGGCAGCGCCCGGGTCCGCGGGCTCAAGGACGGCTGGACCGTGGTGACCCGCGACAACGGCCTCTCGGCCCAGTGGGAGCACACGGTGGCGGTGACCCGCGACGGCTTTGAGGTGCTGACCCTGCAGCCGCAGTAA